A stretch of the Papaver somniferum cultivar HN1 chromosome 6, ASM357369v1, whole genome shotgun sequence genome encodes the following:
- the LOC113286312 gene encoding cytochrome b561 and DOMON domain-containing protein At4g12980-like — translation MQLPHCPNYFILSLLISINLCTKTESTSTSCNEGYSFSKMGRNITHCKKLRTLKAEFGWPYQGKVQDFPNNRSSTLVDIFFSAPPVGATGWVAWGVNPLRPFMAGTRALIGFKHPNGSMHLETYNIATDTKRGCQLSSSDIEVKVNDTSITYSADSGFLTIIATLSLPQEYNVSKLNLVSQVGSVKDSTPQMHDDTLKNFDSAETIDLSSGKSTSVRHRLHYHITAHGVLSIVGWGTLVPIGAITARYFKEFPVKFCGWYPLHVSCQISGYLIGSTGWVIGIYLGSSSRYYDFTTHRDFGIIIFTFSTLQVLALFVRPKRGDDHLRYWNIYHHLLGYTLMVLITINIFKGINILRPEKIWKWTYMGLVTALAFLVISFEVFTWMKFVKCKRLNRRP, via the exons ATGCAGCTACCACATTGTCCTAATTACTTCATTTTATCTTTACTCATCTCCATTAATCTATGTACTAAAACTGAATCAACTAGTACTTCCTGCAATGAAGGATACTCTTTCAgtaaaatgggaagaaacatcACTCACTGTAAGAAATTACGAACCCTCAAAGCAGAATTTGGGTGGCCTTATCAGGGCAAAGTTCAGGATTTTCCTAATAACCGAAGCAGTACACTTGTCGACATTTTTTTCAGTGCACCACCAGTTGGCGCGACAGGTTGGGTTGCCTGGGGTGTAAATCCGCTTAGACCATTTATGGCAGGTACTAGAGCTCTCATTGGATTTAAACATCCAAACGGTTCAATGCATCTTGAAACTTATAACATTGCTACAGATACAAAGAGAGGTTGTCAACTTTCATCATCCGATATCGAAGTGAAAGTTAATGATACGAGTATAACATATTCGGCTGACTCGGGTTTTCTTACCATAATCGCAACTCTATCTCTTCCTCAAGAATACAACGTATCAAAGCTCAATCTTGTTTCGCAAGTTGGGTCTGTAAAAGATTCTACGCCTCAAATGCATGATGACACACTTAAGAATTTTGATAGTGCCGAAACTATTGATCTTAGTTCGGGAAAAAGCACCAGTGTTCGACACAGATTACATTATCACATAACG GCACATGGAGTTCTGAGCATAGTAGGATGGGGAACACTAGTACCAATTGGCGCCATAACTGCAAGGTATTTTAAAGAATTCCCAGTGAAATTTTGTGGATGGTATCCTCTCCATGTTTCCTGCCAAATTTCGGGCTACTTGATTGGGTCGACAGGTTGGGTCATCGGGATATACTTAGGAAGCAGTTCAAGATATTACGATTTCACTACGCACAGGGACTTTGGAATCATTATCTTCACCTTCTCAACGTTGCAA GTACTAGCTTTATTTGTGCGACCAAAAAGAGGAGATGATCATCTCCGGTACTGGAATATTTACCACCATTTGTTAGGTTATACATTGATGGTGTTGATCACCATTAATATATTCAAAGGGATAAATATTTTAAGACCAGAAAAGATTTGGAAGTGGACTTATATGGGTTTGGTTACTGCACTAGCTTTTCTAGTTATCAGTTTCGAAGTCTTTACTTGGATGAAATTTGTAAAATGTAAACGATTAAACCGCCGTCCTTAA
- the LOC113289820 gene encoding AAA-ATPase ASD, mitochondrial-like, producing the protein MSSMGEIWMGMGTLMGGIMFAYTMIQQFVPRHVADYLSAYMHRTMAFANPYMEISFDEFTGVERLKLSQAYSAVEAYLGPKSSKLAKRLKAQIVKGHKDLAFSMDDYEEIIDDFQGVKIWWSMGKTIPETKSFSYYPSATEKRHLRLKFHRRHRETVTKSYLKHVIKVGKASMIENRHIRLYSNNANQGYYEYKKTLWGHVEFEHPVTFDHLAMDPVKKQEIIDDLVTFSMSRDYYMKIGKPWKRGYLLYGPPGTGKSSMIAAMAKLLNYDIYDLELTAVKDNSELKKLLQDTSNKSITVIEDVDCSLDLTGKRKKKKKKDDKEEKDPIKEKADDEEEESKQDSKVTLSGLLNVIDGLWSACGKERIIVFTTNYVEKLDPALIRRGRMDKHIEMSYCCFEGFKVFAKNYLDLESHELFDTVRRLIVEVKVSPADVAENLMPKTMKRDSRVCLQNLIKTLEKIKEDEKLIAEEESKKKENDGLVME; encoded by the exons ATGTCGAGTATGGGGGAGATTTGGATGGGAATGGGAACACTGATGGGAGGCATCATGTTCGCTTACACGATGATTCAACAATTTGTTCCACGGCATGTCGCTGATTATCTATCAGCTTACATGCATCGAACTATGGCATTTGCAAATCCTTACATGGAGATAAGCTTCGACGAATTCACTGGTGTTGAGCGGTTGAAACTAAGCCAAGCTTACTCCGCAGTTGAAGCTTATTTGGGTCCTAAAAGTTCTAAACTTGCAAAGCGACTGAAGGCTCAGATAGTGAAGGGGCACAAGGATCTTGCCTTTAGCATGGATGATTATGAAGAGATAATTGATGATTTTCAAGGAGTGAAAATCTGGTGGTCCATGGGCAAGACTATCCCGGAAACCAAGTCTTTTTCTTATTATCCTTCGGCTACTGAGAAACGACACTTGAGGCTAAAATTTCATCGGCGACACCGTGAAACCGTCACCAAGTCGTATCTGAAGCATGTCATCAAGGTGGGAAAGGCAAGCATGATAGAGAACAGGCACATACGGCTCTACTCCAATAATGCAAACCAAGGGTATTATGAATACAAGAAAACATTATGGGGTCATGTAGAGTTTGAGCACCCCGTGACATTCGATCACCTCGCAATGGATCCAGTAAAAAAGCAAGAAATTATCGATGATCTTGTAACATTTAGTATGAGCAGAGACTACTATATGAAGATTGGTAAACCATGGAAGCGTGGGTATCTCTTATATGGCCCGCCCGGTACCGGTAAGTCTAGTATGATTGCTGCCATGGCTAAGCTTTTGAATTATGACATATATGATCTTGAATTAACGGCAGTGAAGGACAACAGCGAGCTTAAAAAGCTTTTACAGGATACATCAAATAAGTCTATTACTGTAATAGAGGATGTCGACTGTTCACTCGATCTTACCGGAAaacggaagaagaagaaaaagaaagacgaCAAAGAGGAGAAAGACCCAATTAAAGAAAAggcagatgatgaagaagaagaaagtaagCAGGACAGCAAGGTTACGCTATCTGGACTTCTTAATGTCATAGACGGATTATGGTCAGCTTGCGGCAAAGAACGTATCATCGTGTTTACCACTAACTACGTTGAGAAATTAGACCCAGCTCTAATTCGTAGAGGCCGGATGGACAAACACATTGAAATGTCGTACTGTTGTTTTGAAGGATTTAAAGTGTTCGCCAAGAATTACTTAGACCTGGAGTCTCATGAATTGTTTGACACCGTAAGACGTTTGATCGTTGAGGTAAAAGTTTCTCCTGCTGATGTTGCTGAGAATTTGATGCCTAAAACCATGAAAAGGGACTCTCGAGTTTGTTTGCAAAACCTGATAAAGACTCTtgagaagataaaagaagatgaaaagtTGATAGCTGAGGAAGAatcaaaaaagaaggaaaatgaTG GGTTGGTAATGGAATAA